Proteins encoded together in one Ciona intestinalis chromosome 1, KH, whole genome shotgun sequence window:
- the LOC100182754 gene encoding calcium-responsive transactivator-like, producing MSSAFVPQAVRNPKSAVTQETIQKMLDENSRLIQCIVDEQQNGRMQDCSRYQQILHRNLVWLATVADSNQSNGQNMMAGTSPSPHMVNKDMNQINMQQTSTAAVSSQQAPYVQNTASHTNPTHTSSENAQTSVNASQQAPVQAQHMENQQFQQQQQQSTINQNINQQPAPVVTHPRVQVPQVHYPGTKQPAVSYPSQPQPMYSNYQTQPGYGQHTQQHTTYQQQPQQQSYPQGQYPYPEQ from the coding sequence atgtcGAGTGCTTTTGTCCCTCAGGCCGTTCGGAATCCAAAATCAGCTGTCACTCAAGAAACTATCCAAAAGATGCTTGATGAAAACAGCAGATTAATTCAATGCATAGTTGATGAACAACAAAATGGAAGAATGCAAGACTGTTCTCGCTACCAACAAATTCTGCACCGAAATCTTGTGTGGCTTGCTACTGTGGCTGATTCAAACCAATCTAACGGTCAAAACATGATGGCTGGTACATCGCCTTCTCCCCATATGGTTAACAAAGACATGAACCAAATAAACATGCAGCAAACCAGCACTGCGGCTGTTTCCTCACAGCAAGCACCATATGTACAGAACACAGCCTCGCATACAAATCCAACTCACACATCAAGCGAAAACGCCCAAACTTCTGTAAATGCTTCTCAGCAAGCACCAGTTCAAGCACAGCACATGGAAAACCAGCAGTTTCAGCAGCAACAGCAGCAATCAACCATAAACCAAAACATCAACCAACAGCCTGCACCTGTAGTGACCCACCCAAGAGTACAGGTTCCACAGGTCCACTACCCAGGCACCAAACAGCCAGCAGTATCCTACCCTTCCCAACCCCAACCCATGTACAGCAACTACCAAACCCAGCCTGGTTATGGTCAACACACCCAGCAGCACACTACATACCAGCAACAGCCTCAGCAACAATCATATCCACAAGGCCAGTACCCTTACCCTGAACAGTAA